TATATGCAGAAAATAATTGTATTGTTTCTTGTCAATGCTGTAGGAGAATGGTGGAATAACGACGTCGAAGAGGTTGTTAAGAAAGGGAACTTACTTGGATTGCCACCAGATATGTCAGATGCACATACCATCAATGGGAAGCCAGGTCCTCTGTTTCCATGTTCTGAAAAACGTAAGCCAGCTCCTTCTAAAGAGAGATTCTTAGACACCAGATATTCAAGATGCTTCTTGTAATTTCTTGTTTGTTGCTATCTCAGATACCTATGTATTAGAGGTTGAACAAGGAAAGACGTACCTGCTACGAATCATTAATGCTGCACTCAATGATGAGCTATTCTTCGCCATAGCTGGCCACATTTTGACGGTGGTAGAAATTGATGCGGTCTATACCAAACCATTTACAACCCAAGCAATACTGATAGCACCAGGTCAGACTACGAATGTTCTTGTTCAAGCAATTCAAGCGCCCAACAGATATTTCATGGCTGCCAGGCCATTCATGGATGCACCTGTTTCCGTTGACAACAAAACTGCCACTGCTATACTACAATATAAAGGCATCCCAACTTATGTACAGCCAATCCTTCCTCAACTTCCAGCACTCAATAACAGTTCTTTCGCATTGAGCTACAATGGCAAGCTAAGAAGTCTAAACACAGCTCAGCTCCCAGCCAATGTACCTCTCAAAGTTGATCGACATCTCTTTTACACAATTGGTTTAGGAATCAACCCCTGCCCTACTTGCCTGAATGGAACACACCTCACTGCTGCTTTAAACAATATCACTTTTGTGATGCCACAGATTGGGCTGCTTCAAGCTCATTATTTCAACACCACAGGAATATTTACCACAGATTTCCCAGACCACCCTCCAACGCCTTTCAATTACACTGGTACTCCACTCACATCCAACCTTGGAACAAAACAAGGCACCAGGCTTAGCAAGATTGCCTTCAATTCAACAGTAGAGTTGGTGCTACAAGACACCAATCTCCTCACAGTGGAGTCTCATCCCTTCCACCTTCATGGTTACAATTTCTTTGTTGTTGGCTCTGGAATAGGGAACTTTGACCCCAAGAACGACACGGCTAAGTATAATTTGGTGGATCCTCCTGAAAGAAACACAGTTGGAGTTCCCACCGGTGGTTGGACTGCGATAAGATTCAGGGCGGACAATCCAGGTAAAGACATCGACATAACCAAATAGTGTGCTACATGAAACTTCAAATTTACTAATTAAGCaagttatttgttatttttagaTATTTTACTAATCTTTTGAACGGCATTTGATCATCGTTAGGTGTGTGGTTCCTGCACTGTCATTTGGAGCTGCATACCAGCTGGGGTTTGAAGACTGCATTTGTAGTGGAAAATGGGAAAGACTCTGATCACTCTGTCTTGCCTCCACCTAAAGACCTTCCACCTTGTTAGTTCCATGCACGTACGTACGGGGAGAACTCAAATTTGGGTTTCTCGAAGAAAATGAACTATTACTTATTTTGAGCCTTTTGTCTGACAAATTCTTGCAAACATTACTGCGAAGTGCAGGAGTTCTACAAGCAGAACTCTTGTTCTAAGACCAATAAAAGAATGTAATGTGTATCGGATtgttttaaatgtgaatttagTGTTAGAGTGACTTGACTTTCGTGTGTACTTAGGGGGATTTGTTCCAGTTAGAGTCCGTATAATTAGGATAAATATTGTTGCATATTCTTACCTTGTAAATCAAGTTTGCATTATATATATTTGCCTCATTTGTGAGAAGAATGATATCAAGAATTGAAAGCCCAAATAAGCTCTAAATtagcatggtatcagagcagagaTCCTAAGATTTCTGCTTTGCCTGTTCCCTTCAGAAAAATTTCGAGCCTTCATAGAAAATCTGCTGCCTCTTCATGGTGAAATCCCCATCACGGATTCCACCCTAACCGATGTTATACCTACTACTACTACCCTAAACACTAATAATCCCGATGACTCTACCACAAGTTGTAACACATATCATCCATCACGATTCATCCGCTGCATTGATTGGTATCAAACTTAACGGTGCCAATTATGGAGTTCGGTCCTTGATTGTTAAGATGTTTATTGCTGGTAAAGACAAGTTGGAATACTTGTTTGGAAATAATCCTCAACCCCTACTGATGATCCAACTCTCACTAAGTGGGGCATAGAGAATGCCATCGTGAAAGGTTGGCTAATAATCTCTATGGTACCCAATCTAATTGGGTATTTTCTCCGAATACCGATGGTGAAGGAAGTGTGGGATGCCGTTGCTTACACGTACTATGATGGCTCCGATATTTCTCAAGTTTACGATCTTGCCTACAAGGCCTCTCGCATGAGGTGTGATAGACGACTAGTGGAGGCATACTATAATGACCTTCAATCCCtatggcaagaaattgattatcgACAACCCAATCCCAATGAAGTGCAACACTGACAttgaaatttataataaaattgttTAGACGGATCATGTTTATACATTGCTTGCAAGATTAGACACGTTCGATAAAATTCGTAATGGCATTCTATGTACTGAGCCCCTTCCCTCTGTCGAACAAACTGTTGCCTATCTTCGAAAATAAGCAATGAGACATGCGGTGATGAACAATAGTGCAAGAACTTTGAGTAGTGGGGCTACCTTGGTTGCACGCCCAGCAATGAGAGCCTCTCCTTCTTCAAGTTCCCGTCTCGAGCCCAAGAGAAGCCCGTTAAACTGAGCTTAGGACTGCAGCGCCTAAGCCCAACTTAGGGGTCCCTATTTGCTGCCATACAGCCCCACGACCCAGCAAGGCCCATGGCTCCCTCGGACCAAGCCATCTATTCCCATATGGCTACACCTACTATGGCAGTGAGAGACATGGTTGTAGCCAATGTTTTCAACTATGTGGCTATCTTGAATGGTGGGAACCCTTAAAGCTTCAAAGACAACGGGAACGAGAGAAGCAAGATACCAAGCAAGGACAAGTGAATCTCACAACCTCGATGTCTCAATTATCTTTAATATCTCAGGATAATCCTCCTAATTTTTCTATTGCAATTGAGTTTTTTTTGGAGTTATCAAGTAACTGTGGCTATGCCTTACATGTGAATAGTGATAATATTCAGTGTGATTGGATCATAGACTCTGGTGCTACGAGCCACATGACTTATGACCCTCATGATCTAGCATGTGATACCACTCCACTACGACATAAAATCACCAATGTGAGTGGTGTAACCTCTCCTACTACTGCAACTGCCATTGCGCATCTTACTTCGGCTTTCTTTTTACCTAATATATTACTTGTGCCTCCAATAAAGCATAAATTGATGTCTCCTAGTCAAGGTACTAATCAATTCAATTATTGTGTACTAATGTATTTGAAGTTTTGTCTTATCTAGAATATTCTCACGAAGAAGATCATTGGTCATGGTACTAGGGGGATCTCTATTTTGTGGATGATGTCAGTACGGGCCATGTTAATCTAGTCCAAGGAACAATTGATCACAAGAGACATCAAGTATGGTTGTGGCATCACCATTTAGGTCATCGGTCTTTCAGTTATTTACAAATATGTTTTtggatttgtttgttgaatgtTCTAGTTCCGATTTTAAGTGTGGCACTTGCATTCTTGCTAAAAGTCACCGTGTTTCTTATCCGTTGAGTTCTAATAAAAGCGTTATTCCTTTTGGATTAATACACTCTGATGTTTGCGGACCATCTCTAATTACTATTTTTTCTGGCATTCGATGGATTATGATATTTGTGGATGATTGCACACAAATGACCTGGCTGTATCTTCTTAAGAATAAAAGTGTATGTGTTTTCGGCTTTCAAAGTGTTTCACACCATGGTTCAGACTCATTTTCATGCTAAAATGCAAATTTTGCGTTCTGACATTGGAAGAGAATATGTTAATCATGATTTTGCCCATTATTTGACTAATCTTGGTATCCTCCGTAAAACTACTTGTCCTCAGACCCCTCAACAGAATAGGGTGGTAGAGCAAAAACATTGAGATCTTTTAGAAACTAGCCGGGCCTTGTTAATTTGTGCGAATGTCCCATGTTCCTCTTGGGATGTCCCAATTCAAACTGCTACATATCTTATCAATTGGATGCCATCCAAAATCTTGGATTTTTAAAAACTATTACAAGCCTCACCGTCCCTCTTAATGATACCACCCATGTCATTGGGTGTGTCGGATTTGATCACTTTCATAAAAATCAAACTTGACCCTTGTGCTCTTTGTTGTATTTTTATGGGGTATGAAGTGCATCAAAAAGGGTACTGTTGCTATCATCCCCCACTTGACAGATGTATGTCACCAGGGATGTAACCTCATCCTTCGTTTTCCTCCAACCCTACTCTTCAGGGAGAGACAAGGAATGAAAACCAGAACTGGACCAAACTACAAGCATATCCAGCAGCGCCAACAACACTGCCAAACATGCCAACAGATAACACGGCATTGCCAGCCCAGCCAGTAGCGGCTGCAGCACTGCCAACTCAGCCAGCAGCGCTCTGTGGCAGTCAAATAACCACCAAACATGGCTGCAATGGTGCAACCACTTGAGGTTGAGGTTATTGATGATACTAATTACTCCTCCTATTGATGTGTCCAATATTTTGAGTTCTCAGTTATCTTGCAGGCACAATTGGGGAATTACTGGCCGGACGAGGGAAAAAGATACAAATATCTTATTGCCAACTATGTGTCATCACATAAATGGTCAAAACCCGACAAAGCTTTCGTACAACAAGTATCCAAAAcatgattttaaaagattttaatcTTCGTATGCCTCCATATCTACTAAAAGTAATTTCAAGCTCTCGCTGTCCTAATGAACTCATTGAACACCCTCACTTCGAACCTTACATGTTAGGTTATGAGCCCAAAGCTCCTAAAGCTCTCCAAGTCCTGGGCCAAGACGACAGATAACTTTCTAACATATTTATAGATACGacatgaaaaggaaacaaacatCAGCTTCAATGAACAATTCTAACAAATTGAATCTCCAATTACAAAAGGGCATTCAGATCACAAGTAAGAACTACGCCAAGCATATCCAAACAAAAGAACCTCCTTTCCGAAAAATACAAACAACGGGAAGAAAAAAGACGTGCAAGGATGAAGAAATTTCATCAGAAATATTCCAGAAAAGAAAACTGATCCATGTCATCACGCATTGCATTCTAGATGACAAATGTAAAGCAATGATGCAATCCACCGGCCGAAATTCCATCTACAGTAACAATCAAACCATGGTTGAATATGAACTTTTACCTCCAAAATTTCAGAAATTAAGCAAAGATGGAAACCAGGCACACAAGCAACAATAGCAACACAATAGCGCCAATCCAACAAACCCAttttcctcttctctttttCATCTTCTTAGCATTAGAAAGCGCATTAGTTCCATCATTAATATAAGCCCCAGCACCAACCACATTCTGTTCGATGTCATCCAACTGTTCGCCTTGCTTTTCAACCAACACAGCCATGTCAAGGAACACTTGATGGAGCTCCGTCAAGCTTCTCTGTATGTCCTTCAAGACCTCATGCCTTTCCTGATTCTCCATCACCAGCTCCGCCTTTCCTTCGAAAGTTTTGACCTGCCCATTTGTCGAAATCATCTTATCAATCACTTCATCACTCGCTTCCTCCCCAGTGGCACTGAAATACCTCCTCTTGAGACCGTCTTTGTGCTCCTTAACAATCTGTTCTCTCAAGATCTGAAAATCATTCATAATCTCTCTCAGCTTAATTCTCAAACCATTCGTCACGGAAATCCTCATTCGATCAACAGGGCTTCCTTCCTTGTAGGCCGCAGACACAATTCGATTAGCCACGTTACAACGATCAAGCGACTCCAAACTCGCTTTGATGCTTTTTGCTTTCCTCAGAATAGTAACCATATCAGCATTGATTCTGTCTCTCAACCCTCTGAGCACTTTAGCACTGTGAGTGGACTTGGTTTCTTCATTCAGGTCCTGAAGGTCAACAAGGAGGTTTGTGATCTCTTCCATGTCAGCCTTCATTGCGTTCACTTGTTCAAAAAATCCGGCAAGGTTCTGTTCGTCAGCGGCGTCAAGTTTCCCCATTTCGAGGTCGGGTTGGGACTCGAGATCTTTCATAGCCTGCTTCTTGAGATCCACGTAACTGAGGAATGACTTGGTCATTAGATCATTCATCTTCGGGGAGATTTTCGAATACCAACCtggataaaaaaatttaggacTTCAATTCGTTAAAAACCATGTTAGAATAAGAGATTACGTCTTCCAATTGTTTGATTTATGAGAATttggaacaaaacaaaaacattaacaAGAAAGATCATTAAATTAATCGAATCTAATTCAGGAATGTCTCTTTACGTTCTAAATACAAACTTCAAGCACaaaattatttaacaaaaaattagaaattaaaaaaaaaaaaaacaaaaaacaaaaaaaggggtAAGAAGGAACACCTTGAAGAAATCGATTCTAGTGCGTATGAGGAAATCAAGTGCTGTAATCTTTTGATCTGGAGAAGGAATTTCGGGGATTGAAAGTTGAGGATCGATGGGAGCGTGTGGGTGCTTCAAGAAGAGTGTTTGAAAGAAGTAGAAAAGCCTTCAGCATTTGTAGGATTTTGGTTTTccgcttcttttttttattttatttatttcactcttaaatttcaaatttcaaattctaaCAGCGCTCCACTTCTTCCACGTAGCCGTTATGTTGATGATGTCGTTTGGTAGGATTTCATGTGTTGCCTGCCCTTTATATTtccgtttttttattttattttatttattttttaaatagtttAGATTTGGCAGTTTTCCTTCCACAGTTCAAACTATTCACTAGTACGAAAAATGAAGGATCATGAtttaattgatgattttttttttagtaaaattacattttattaTCTTAGGTTTGAGATTTATTGTAACCTCATGtaacatcttcaaaatatttcactttcatacctcaaatactatttttattcaatataacacatctgttacatttttcatctattGATCCGTtaaatttgtgccacgtggcaaaaaaaattaattaaaaaacaacaaaaaaaaaatgataacttTGAACCCCACCCCCACCTTACCTGCTATCCCCCCCccacctcttcttcttcccgaGCCTCTCATCCAcgtccctctcctccactctcttcaccttcCCTCTCATCCAAAAACCCACCCTATCCCACCCCAACCCCACCTCCCTTGCAACCACCCCACCCCCACATCCCGGTACTCAGAGTTGATCTGGGGGGTTCGATTTGTTGCCATCATCACCGTTGTCTCATTCTCTCTCTGTAACTAGTCCTATCAGGTACGAATAcgatctcttcttcttcttcttcttctatgtgtgtgtgagagagagagagagagtgagagagaattGAGCTCTGTTTGTAGGTGTGTAAGCTATTGGTTGTGTCGCATGGGTTTTGGTTATGGATTTTGATCTATGTGTGTTGATTTATCCAGGGTTTCGCAGATAGCGTCCAACCGGATCTTGAAGGAACTCAAGGATCTACAGGAGGATCCTCCTACGTCCTGCAGCGTTGGTAATGTCATCTTCccgttttgaatttttgaatccGTGTAgattttgggaaataaaatttcgaaatccatgaaatttctggggttttttttttccccggATTGAGAGCAAAaatagagagatttttttacagagatttggggaagaagaagaattagaagAATTGGGAGATTTAGAGAATGAGGGTTTAGGGATTGGGAGGGATAGTGCGCTGGTGGTTATGGAGATTGGGAGGGGTaggtttttggatgggagggaAGGTGAAGAAtatggaggagagggaggtggttGGGAGGCTCGTGAGGGAGAAGAGGGGTGGGGGGTTGCGGGGGAGGTGGGGGTACAAATTTGgtagccacgtggcacaaatgtggtaTTCActtttaacggatcaatggatgacaaatgtaacggatgtattatattgaaataaaatagtacttgaggtatgaaaatgaaatgttttgaaaatgttgTATAAGGTTATAATAGACCTCAAATCTGAGatcataaaatgtaatttacccttcttttttttgtctGAATTGCCAGTCTAAAATGGATAAAAAGCCGGACTATTCAAGACTTtcagggtgcgtttgttgcaccggactgtctcggactggactagctgcagggactaagttggactggcttagactagactaagctggactaacttagtgaagcgtttggtgcagtgtcggactaagaagCAGGATAATGAAAACAGGATTATTCACCATATTTGTGTTTGCTTAGACTAGGATTACATTATTGTTCTATTTTAATAGCTCCAATACATGTGTCCAACGCCCTAAAAATTGGAGggtttggaattggaattggggttgGCATAGGTGTAGCagcattgaaattgaaatgggaGTAACAATCTTACAAATTACTACAAATATTTGGGCACATTGCCCTGAGTTTAATCTCTTGAATTGTTATTGTAATCaatccacaacttgcccttaaAAGTTGATTTCATTTGTCTTCTTATCACACATTAAACGTCATTAGCCATCAAATACTTATATCAACATAACTTGATCCAAGGATTTCTTAGTCCGACAAATACATCATTCACTAAATTTTCATCCAGGATATTTTACAAAATGTCAGTTAACTATAGTATAGCATTCCAAAGTAGATCTCCATACTTTACAAAATCCTAGTTAACATTAGCCAAAATACGTCATAGTGCAAAGCTAAGTTAGAAGCCATAACCTAAGATTGTACGATTAATAAAATACATCCATGTCTAAGGGCACCACATAATATACTCATCCGCTTGCTTTGTCGCTTAAAAGCCTTTGGACGAACACTTTCTTGAGTCCCGAATTGATTGCCCTGAACACTCCCACATTTTGTGGTTTTTCCAAAATAAGAGTCAATGCATCAATTTGATCCATAGGAGAAAGACCCATTGCTTCAAGTTCGTTAGCTATGTCAGTATGATTTGCAGTACCTTGAACTAAAGCTTCAGTTACCATTTGCATCCTCTTCCCACTTTCAACATAAAATTCTTTCAGTCCACTAATAATTGCCTCGGTTCCATCACTTGAATTTCCCATAGctcttttcctctttctttggCTATTTTCAGATGGGGTGCTTTGTTGGCTTTGTTGGTTCATTGAAGATACAACATTTTCACCTCCAATATCACTTGCACCAACCTGATCACGActttgttcctccatcatttcAGCAGGGGTTTCGGCTACATTACCCGTAGCCCGAtcttttccaaatatatatgcaAATCTATCGTACAGTGGAAAAGGTTTGCTTCTCCATCCATCAGcttctttatttttctaagATTATATGAACATAGCAAAACTAAAATTTAGCATGCATAACAAATATAGCAGCAAGAATATAACTAATGTATAAATAAAATAGGATATGAACCTGCACATAAGAAAGCCATGCGTCATCACTGTCAACTTCAACGCACTTTTTGACATCATTCCATGCAAATCCACTTGTGTTTATCATGTCAAGGACCAAACTATATgtttttttccatttcttcaactttgactcaatatgtggagttgcctttatatttgaattaggacataaaacatTGACAGCTTTCGCTATTTCAATCAAAGTACCTTGTTTGAAAGCACCTGTGTCACATCGTTGCTTCCGAGCAACAAAATCCTCAAGAACGGATAGTAATACTTCTTCCTCAAATGCTTCCCATTTACGCCCTCTTCCTTTTGGCTCTTGAGAAGCATTCAAATTATTGTGGTTATCCATacctaaacaaaaaatatttgaatgtaCTAAAATACAATACAAAGAATCAATTTGCATAATATCCAATCATTTTAATAATATCCAACATATGcatgataaaaaggaaaactaaaataaaatcttaTCATTAACACATATAGCTAGTTCGGTTGCTGGTTCCTAATTGTTCTCCACTCATTATACATTTCCTGAGCCATGGCATTCCTCTTTGCAGTCCACTGGTCAGATGTTTCAACACTACCAACATATTCACCTTCTTCTGTATTTTGTCCATCTTCTATTATTGGCACATTCTCCATTGGATCTACAGACATCTCTTGCCTAATAAGATTGTGTAGTAGGCAACAAGCGGTAATTATTCGACCTTGTGTCGTTATCGGATAGAAAGATGGACTCCTTAGTATCCCCCACCTTCCTTTTAGCAAGCCAAAACAACGTTCAATTACATTCCTTGCCTTAGAATGCTTCATGTTAAAATATTCTTCCTTATTAGAAGGTGTTCGTCCTTCCCATTCAGATAAATGATAAGGTATTCCTCTATAGGGTGCAAGGAATCCTTCACCATTTGTATAACCACCATCTACAAGGTAATAAtaacctaataaaaaaaaagaccttATATTAGTATTTTGTAGTTCACAAACAAAACTAGACCTAACTTACAAAGTTGAGACTAACTAATAATCTTACCCGTTGGCACCTTAAAACCATTAGGCCTAGTAATTGCATCATGTAGCACTCTAGAGTCTGATGCGGAACCCTCCCACCCCGGAAACACATATATGAACTGCATATCTCCTGAACACACACCTAATAGATTAGTTGCGACTCGACCCTTTCTAGTTCGGTATCTTGGTTTGTCAATTTCAGGTACATGCACATCAATGTGTGTTCCATCTAATGCTCCCAAgcaattctaaaaaaaaatggaagcttttgttaatttatacaAAGGGAATGAAGAGTTAAAGCttagggaaaatgaaaataattatcaaCATACCTTAAAACATCGCCACCTAGGATCTGTAGAATCAATAGGCACAGGTTGAGGGACTTTTAGTAGGACACCTTGTAATCGCAAAATTCCTTGCAATACACTATTGAAATACCTACTTATAGTCTCTCCCGACCTATAAAATCTACCACCAACACTACGATTCTTAGTATGATGTGCTAGTATTTGTAAAGTCATACACACCTGCTCCTCTACAGAGACCAAACCATCCGTTTTTACCCTCCCATATTGACGAAGTAAGTCACATAATATGCCAAAAGTCCTTCTATCCATTCTCAATTCGTTGACACATTCAACATCAGTATTCCCTATTATACCATTCAGATAACACAAACTAATCTCTCGTCTAACAAGTGAACGGTTAGTCAAGGTGCGTCGTTCAACATGTCTCTGTTTTGCCCTTAGCATCAGCAACACAAGAATCGTACAAATGCAAATCGTCTCTAAATGAGACATCTCTAACAATAAGATCAATAAAAGCTTCCTTCGATCCATATctatccaaacaaaaaaaaaaaaggaaaaaaatattaaggACATTATGCTACTGCACGCTTTCCATCTGGCAGATAATATGAAGCAGAAGATTCGAGTAGTTTTAAACTAGGGATCAAGATTCAAACTCTAAGACATTTTCCAAATATCAGTAAAGGAAGTTGCACAACTAGACTAAGAGAAACATCTCTTCCAACAATGCATAAATCATAGCCACTAATAGATTCAGAAATGTTCAAAATATCAGATACATTTCCTCATAGGTGAAAACAAATGGACAAAGATACAGCTCCTGACCACAAATTTTAGTTCAACCTGGTTTGGACATCACCTTGCAACGTTACCTGAACATGAGTTTTCAATGACATGCTGTTCTCAAAAGCTTAACTTACTCCGATGTGAAAGAAAGAATGTGTGCAAGTACTGATATTGTACGAATCATGGATGAATATGTAATATAAAATCGATAATAGCTTTTAGATGCTTATAGATGCTTATATCTGGTTATCTTAGTTTCCATTTCCCAGTATTACCTCTACATAGACATCACATAACGTAGAAGCTACATATAAAAGTGCTTTCAGTGTTTTGCTGGACAAAGTGCATTCTAAATCTGCATGCGTTAGTATTGACATTCAAATTCCTTATTCTGTCTCTTTGCAGTATAATTATCCTTAACTCAGTCATCATCCCAACTCTACACTGGATATTACCTGATAGATGCCCAGAATATAGTTCTCAAGAGCTCTGCTCATTTGTTGgtatattgaaattttattccGTCTTGCGGCATGGACTCGTACAACTCTTTTATGTAAGTATGCAGCCAATTTAAGATCCTCACTTTGTGCATGGATGGCATTCTATTGAATATTTCTTAGTGGCAAAatggatgaatatgcattttTTGTGTAATGTTTTGCctcattaagttttgtaatCTTCGTGATATGGCTAAAGAAAGTGTATGTGTCATGTAATATTGGATGtttaattctcttgtttctgaTTATTGTACTGGTATGTAATCTTGGTTTGTTTGTTATCTTACAAAATATTTCTTTATCACTATAGATGCCTGAATTACTGAAGGGATTCAATTCCTTTCTCAATTCACGGAATacataattttcatttatttatttttgctttgcaGGTAACTTGGTTCTACCCACTGTACATATTCAGCATTATCCTGAGCAACCTCTGGTACTACCAAATTATCCCCTTTTGCTTAATTGTTTTACCCCTACATTATTTACTtgattctgttttaattaccaTAGGTATGAACTGAGCACAGGTAAGGTATACATCTATTTCTTGCAATGCAGAATGTTTAAAGTTCACTATGATCCTTAGTGGTTATCAGGATTGGAGTGACAATAGTTTTTAATATATGATATTTTGTTTAAAGTTCTGCATGTCTTGACATTTCCACTTCCCGAtgtctttctttttccaatttctACTATGTGATTATCCAAatctacaattttattttaactaAAGGTACAATGACATTGCTAAGTATGGATTTTCTGCAATGGGGAGATCCACGCCAACCACATTGGATCCTGTCAGACAAAATGATGTTGGTTTGGAAAGACCTGCTGGCGTAGAAGGGTAATTAACTTATTCTTAAATAGAGCTTAAGgtttttattattgttattgttttatatatttattatttcagACATTTCTTGTTGAATAGATATTTATGTATCTCATGAGTTGTGTATGCATCTGTTTAA
This genomic stretch from Pyrus communis chromosome 2, drPyrComm1.1, whole genome shotgun sequence harbors:
- the LOC137726275 gene encoding laccase-11-like, which encodes MSDPYKIFHCIQTIRSKKMVKTNNFCWGSGLLLCFVGFFLTPGEAALKKYQFDVQVKNVSRLCHSKPIVIVNGRFPGPTVYASEGDTLLINVTNHAKYNMSIHWHGLKQYRNGWADGPAYITQCPIKTGNSYTYNITVTGQRGTLWWHAHIFWLRATVHGAIVIMPKQGVGFPFPQPYSEANIVLGEWWNNDVEEVVKKGNLLGLPPDMSDAHTINGKPGPLFPCSEKHTYVLEVEQGKTYLLRIINAALNDELFFAIAGHILTVVEIDAVYTKPFTTQAILIAPGQTTNVLVQAIQAPNRYFMAARPFMDAPVSVDNKTATAILQYKGIPTYVQPILPQLPALNNSSFALSYNGKLRSLNTAQLPANVPLKVDRHLFYTIGLGINPCPTCLNGTHLTAALNNITFVMPQIGLLQAHYFNTTGIFTTDFPDHPPTPFNYTGTPLTSNLGTKQGTRLSKIAFNSTVELVLQDTNLLTVESHPFHLHGYNFFVVGSGIGNFDPKNDTAKYNLVDPPERNTVGVPTGGWTAIRFRADNPGVWFLHCHLELHTSWGLKTAFVVENGKDSDHSVLPPPKDLPPC
- the LOC137726958 gene encoding syntaxin-112-like, whose translation is MNDLMTKSFLSYVDLKKQAMKDLESQPDLEMGKLDAADEQNLAGFFEQVNAMKADMEEITNLLVDLQDLNEETKSTHSAKVLRGLRDRINADMVTILRKAKSIKASLESLDRCNVANRIVSAAYKEGSPVDRMRISVTNGLRIKLREIMNDFQILREQIVKEHKDGLKRRYFSATGEEASDEVIDKMISTNGQVKTFEGKAELVMENQERHEVLKDIQRSLTELHQVFLDMAVLVEKQGEQLDDIEQNVVGAGAYINDGTNALSNAKKMKKRRGKWVCWIGAIVLLLLLVCLVSIFA
- the LOC137727144 gene encoding uncharacterized protein, with the protein product MDNHNNLNASQEPKGRGRKWEAFEEEVLLSVLEDFVARKQRCDTGAFKQGTLIEIAKAVNVLCPNSNIKATPHIESKLKKWKKTYSLVLDMINTSGFAWNDVKKCVEVDSDDAWLSYVQKNKEADGWRSKPFPLYDRFAYIFGKDRATGNVAETPAEMMEEQSRDQVGASDIGGENVVSSMNQQSQQSTPSENSQRKRKRAMGNSSDGTEAIISGLKEFYVESGKRMQMVTEALVQGTANHTDIANELEAMGLSPMDQIDALTLILEKPQNVGVFRAINSGLKKVFVQRLLSDKASG
- the LOC137725034 gene encoding protein ALP1-like; protein product: MQFIYVFPGWEGSASDSRVLHDAITRPNGFKVPTGYYYLVDGGYTNGEGFLAPYRGIPYHLSEWEGRTPSNKEEYFNMKHSKARNVIERCFGLLKGRWGILRSPSFYPITTQGRIITACCLLHNLIRQEMSVDPMENVPIIEDGQNTEEGEYVGSVETSDQWTAKRNAMAQEMYNEWRTIRNQQPN